The DNA region ACCTTTTTTCTGTGTTGCTCCACCATTGATGCGATAAAATTTTTGCATAGTAAATTTAAGCGACCCGAATTTCTTATACATATTATAACGTGCTGGCATTATTCTATCCAAATCGGTAAAACGCTGTACTGTTCCTTTTCCGTAAGTAGATTTTGTTCCAACAATAATTGCTCTTTTATAGTCTTGCATTGCAGCAGCTAATATTTCTGATGCAGAAGCGCTAAAGGAATTTACCAAGATAACAAGGTTACCGTCAAAGTATATTTTAGTATCATTATCACTTAAAACCTGCACTTTCCCATTACCACTTCTCACCTGTACAACAGGACCGTTTTGAATAAACAAACCTGCAATATCCACAGCATCCATTAAACTTCCACCGCCATTATTTCGCATATCCAAAATAATATTTTCAATACCTTCAGCATTAATTTTAGCAATTTCCTTTTTCATATCTTTACTGCTTTTACGCCCTAAGGGATCATTAAAATTGGCATAAAAAGAAGGTAAATTTATATAAGCTATACGCATTCCATCATCGGCTTTATCTCTAATAATTGCCGACTTAGCGTAGGTTTCTTCACGAATTACTTTATCACGGATAATAGGAACCAAAAGTACTTGTCCATCAGGTTTACGAATTGTTAAACGAACTTCGGTTCCTTTTGGACCTCGAATTAATTTTACCGCATCGTCTAATCTCATATCATAAACATCTACCGGCTCTTTATCAGCCTGGCCAACTTTCATAATCAAATCTTCAGATTTCAGGTCGCCTTGTTTCCAGGCAGGACTCCCCGGAACAACTTCAACAACTCGAACATATCCGTCTTTAGTAGAAAGTGTAGCTCCAATTCCTTCAACAGTACCAGAAAACCGTATATCAAAATCTTCTTTTAACTTAGGAGGAAAATAGCTGGTATGCGGGTCATATATAGCAGTCAAAGAATTTATATATGTACTTATCTTATCTGTATTATTAGATTGATCTATCATACGATGAAACCACTCATTATGCCTTTTAAGAATGCTTGCTCTTGCTTCTTTTTCAAGAGTTTCAAAAGATTTTATAGTAACTGTATCACTTTTTAACGCAGCTTTTTCTTGTAACTTTTGTGCTCCGTATATCTGACTAATAACTTGATATTTTAACGCTTGTCGCCAAGAATCTTTTAATTCGATAAGAGATTTAGAATATGGCAATTTATCAGTATCCATCTCTATTTTCTCGTTTATAGTGTAATCGAAAGGTTTTTCCAAAAGCTCTCTGTAAATCTGCTGAACCTCTCTACTTCTTTTCTCAATAAGTTCTACACTCAAATTAAAGAAATCTAATCTATCGGATAAAATCTGATCATCTAAATCAAGGCGATAATTATTGAGCAAATCAATATCTTCCTGTAACAAAAACTTCTTTGTTCTATCTATAGCTTGAATATATTCATCAAAAAAATCTACCGATAAAGAGTCGTCTATTTTTCGGGGGTGATAATGAGCATTTTGTAAGGTAGCTATAATTGCATCACTTAGTAATTTATTTTTCTGATTTTCAAATTTCTTCTGCTCTACTACTTCTTCTACAGTTTGTTGTGCCGAGGCAAAAGAAGTGATTACCCAAAAAAGTAAGCTGAAAAAGTACATAGTTTTATTTATTCGCATATGAGTACAAATTAAGATTAATTAGATACGGTTCTACTCCGCATCAAAATTAGAAAATTAAATAGCAACGAGCTCTGTTTGGCTGTTAATTATTGTTAAGCTGAGACTTAGCATTTATTGCAATTTGAGATATTTGAATAAATGATCTATTGTCGTATAGAGCAATTATCCATAATTTAAAAATAAAGGACTCTACAAAAACCCGATTTTATATAAAAAAAGCCCGAATTAATCGGACTTTTTAATATATAATTTTTAGGTATCTATATTGGCATATTTTGCATTTTGCTCAATAAATTCCCTTCGTGGTGGAACATCATCTCCCATCAACATAGAAAATACATGATCTACTTCGGGTTCATTCATTATAGTTACCTGTCGAAGTGTTCTCAATTCGGGGTTCATGGTTGTAGTCCATAATTGCTCTGCATTCATCTCTCCAAGACCTTTATATCGTTGAACATGAACACCTTTACCATCTCTGGACAACTGTAAGGATAATCTATCACGTTGATCATCGTCCCAAGCATAATGCTCTTCTTTTCCCTTTTTCACCAAATAAAATGGCGGAGTAGCAATATAAACATAACCTTGTTCAATTAACGGTTTCATATAACGAAAGAAGAAAGTTAGGATTAGTGTAGCAATATGGCTACCGTCTACATCGGCATCCGTCATAATTATAATTTTATGATAGCGTAATTTTGTTAGATTTAAAGCCTTACTATCTTCCTCTGTTCCCACACTAACACCTAATGCAGTAAACATATTTCTAATTTCTTCACTTTCAAAAATTTTATGTGGCATTGCTTTTTCCACATTCAAAATTTTACCTCTTAGAGGAAGTATCGCTTGTATCATACGATCGCGACCTTGCTTAGCTGTTCCACCGGCCGAATCACCTTCCACTAAGAATATTTCGGATAAGGCAGGATCTGTTTCTGAGCAATCGGCCAATTTACCAGGTAATCCTGATCCTGATAAAACATTTTTACGCTGTACTAATTCTCTGGCTTTTCTTGCAGCATGACGTGCTGTTGCAGCAAGAATTACTTTGTTTACAATAATCCTGGCTTCTTTAGGGTTTTCCTCTAAAAAAATCGATAATGCTTCGCTAACCATTTGGTCAACAGCACCCATTACTTCAGAGTTTCCAAGCTTTGTCTTTGTTTGTCCTTCAAATTGCGGCTCTTGTACTTTTACAGAAAGAACAGCCGTTAATCCTTCACGAAAATCATCGCCACTAATATCAAATTTTAATTTGGCTAACATCCCAGATTTATCGGCATACGATTTTAGTGTACGTGTTAAACCTCTTCTGAATCCGCTTAAATGCGTTCCTCCCTCATATGTATTGATATTATTTACATAAGAATGAAGATTTTCCGAAAAAGAAGTATTGTATTGCATAGCAATTTCTACAGGAGTCCCGTTTTTTTCACCTTCAATATAAATTGGACTCTCCGTTAATTTCACACGTGTTTCATCGAGATAATCGATAAAATCCTTCAAACCTTCTTCAGAATAAAAACGATCGGAAATATAGTTTCCTTCTTCATCTTTATTTCTTTTATCAGTTAAATTTAATTCTATACCTTTATTCAAAAAAGCCAATTCTCGCAATCGAGAAGCCAAAATTTGATAACTGTATTCTTTAACCGTAAAAATTGAATAATCGGGATAAAAAGTAATCTTTGTTCCTGTACGATCAGACTCGCCAATTATTGCGACATCGGCAATCGGTTTTCCTATTCTATATTCTTGTTTAAATATTTTTCCTTCACGATGAACTTCGGCTACCAAAAGAGATGAAAGAGCATTTACGCAACTCACTCCAACTCCGTGCAAACCACCGGAAACTTTATAACTCCCTTTATCAAATTTTCCACCGGCATGAAGCACTGTCATAACAACCTCTAAGGCACTACGTTGTTCTTTTTCGTGCATTCCCGTTGGGATTCCCCTTCCGTTGTCACATACTTTTATGGAATTATCCTCTTGAATTATCACATCAATTTTATCACAATAACCTGCCAAGGCCTCGTCAATTGAATTATCTACCACCTCATAAACAAGATGATGCAGACCTTTCTCAGAGATATCTCCGATATACATTGCAGGACGTTTACGTACGGCTTCCAAGCCTTCTAACACCTGTATATTATCTGCTGAATATTCGCCTTGTTTATCTAACTCTTCTTGTGTCATAAATTGTATTTTAATAAGCCTCGCAAATGTACAAAAAAGCAAGCATAATACCACCCTTAAGGCACTCTTAAAATGTAGTTTTTGTTAACATTTGTTAAGAAATTTCGGGCTTGGTTTTTAGTTTTATTAAGCATTAGTTATCAAGCTTAAAACAACTAAACTTATCGACA from Bacteroidales bacterium includes:
- a CDS encoding carboxy terminal-processing peptidase; protein product: MRINKTMYFFSLLFWVITSFASAQQTVEEVVEQKKFENQKNKLLSDAIIATLQNAHYHPRKIDDSLSVDFFDEYIQAIDRTKKFLLQEDIDLLNNYRLDLDDQILSDRLDFFNLSVELIEKRSREVQQIYRELLEKPFDYTINEKIEMDTDKLPYSKSLIELKDSWRQALKYQVISQIYGAQKLQEKAALKSDTVTIKSFETLEKEARASILKRHNEWFHRMIDQSNNTDKISTYINSLTAIYDPHTSYFPPKLKEDFDIRFSGTVEGIGATLSTKDGYVRVVEVVPGSPAWKQGDLKSEDLIMKVGQADKEPVDVYDMRLDDAVKLIRGPKGTEVRLTIRKPDGQVLLVPIIRDKVIREETYAKSAIIRDKADDGMRIAYINLPSFYANFNDPLGRKSSKDMKKEIAKINAEGIENIILDMRNNGGGSLMDAVDIAGLFIQNGPVVQVRSGNGKVQVLSDNDTKIYFDGNLVILVNSFSASASEILAAAMQDYKRAIIVGTKSTYGKGTVQRFTDLDRIMPARYNMYKKFGSLKFTMQKFYRINGGATQKKGVVPEIILPDIYSYIDFGEKEEESAMPWDEIKAVNYTPTYNYIPNYSSIVEKSKARIANSEPFTLLDERARLVKKENEETLEPLNFDVFSKMKYLEEENLKKFEELGKDELAIDVQNFDVDNAYIQSDSTRMEINKEWHKAIVKDIYIYEAMQVIEDLKASRK
- the gyrB gene encoding DNA topoisomerase (ATP-hydrolyzing) subunit B, with the protein product MTQEELDKQGEYSADNIQVLEGLEAVRKRPAMYIGDISEKGLHHLVYEVVDNSIDEALAGYCDKIDVIIQEDNSIKVCDNGRGIPTGMHEKEQRSALEVVMTVLHAGGKFDKGSYKVSGGLHGVGVSCVNALSSLLVAEVHREGKIFKQEYRIGKPIADVAIIGESDRTGTKITFYPDYSIFTVKEYSYQILASRLRELAFLNKGIELNLTDKRNKDEEGNYISDRFYSEEGLKDFIDYLDETRVKLTESPIYIEGEKNGTPVEIAMQYNTSFSENLHSYVNNINTYEGGTHLSGFRRGLTRTLKSYADKSGMLAKLKFDISGDDFREGLTAVLSVKVQEPQFEGQTKTKLGNSEVMGAVDQMVSEALSIFLEENPKEARIIVNKVILAATARHAARKARELVQRKNVLSGSGLPGKLADCSETDPALSEIFLVEGDSAGGTAKQGRDRMIQAILPLRGKILNVEKAMPHKIFESEEIRNMFTALGVSVGTEEDSKALNLTKLRYHKIIIMTDADVDGSHIATLILTFFFRYMKPLIEQGYVYIATPPFYLVKKGKEEHYAWDDDQRDRLSLQLSRDGKGVHVQRYKGLGEMNAEQLWTTTMNPELRTLRQVTIMNEPEVDHVFSMLMGDDVPPRREFIEQNAKYANIDT